A window from Musa acuminata AAA Group cultivar baxijiao chromosome BXJ3-10, Cavendish_Baxijiao_AAA, whole genome shotgun sequence encodes these proteins:
- the LOC135650970 gene encoding small ribosomal subunit protein uS10y-like: MAYGMKPTKPGLEEPQEQLHRIRITLSSKNVKNLEKVCADLVRGAKDKKLTVKGPVRMPTKVLHITTRKSPCGEGTNTWDRFELRVHKRVIDLVSSSEVVKQITSITIEPGVEVEVTIAEP, encoded by the exons ATGGCGTACGGTATGAAGCCCACGAAGCCGGGGCTGGAAGAGCCTCAGGAGCAGCTGCACCGCATCCGGATCACCCTCTCGTCCAAGAACGTCAAGAACCTCGAGAAGG TGTGCGCGGATCTGGTGAGGGGTGCCAAGGACAAGAAGCTCACGGTTAAGGGTCCGGTGAGGATGCCCACCAAGGTGCTCCATATCACCACCAGGAAGTCGCCCTGTGGTGAAG GAACCAACACCTGGGATCGGTTTGAGCTCCGTGTCCACAAACGGGTAATTGATCTTGTCAGCTCCTCTGAGGTCGTCAAGCAGATTACTTCGATCACCATTGAACCGGGTGTGGAAGTTGAAGTCACAATTGCAGAACCATGA